The Pseudobacteroides sp. genome window below encodes:
- a CDS encoding TIGR03936 family radical SAM-associated protein, translating to MNSIRVKFIRGEEVKYISHLDMMKLFERAARRGNIPISYSQGFNPHPNMVFGLPLSVGVTSESEYADFELLNPIEPSEFSKLYNGNLPDGLKITEAMDKTTKSNIMATIAAADYEILVASNKKHDMDYINDVVGNIMSKDGIFVSKESKRSKKDVDIRPMIYSLDIRFLDGLENHDDNGGMVSKKMISNPFMVDYIKGLYKYEPGILSYDVKNLFCISAKLGAGSKSNLKPDLLISAFNLLSDLELKLVKVHRTGLYIERESRILDPMSQDALS from the coding sequence TTGAATAGCATAAGGGTCAAATTTATACGTGGGGAAGAGGTAAAGTATATCTCTCATCTTGACATGATGAAGCTTTTTGAGAGAGCGGCAAGAAGAGGAAACATTCCCATTTCATATTCCCAGGGCTTTAACCCCCATCCTAATATGGTGTTTGGTTTGCCTCTGTCTGTAGGTGTAACAAGTGAAAGTGAGTATGCAGATTTTGAGCTATTAAATCCTATAGAACCATCTGAGTTTTCCAAGCTTTATAATGGCAATTTACCCGATGGATTAAAGATAACCGAAGCTATGGATAAAACAACAAAATCAAATATTATGGCAACTATTGCGGCAGCTGATTATGAAATCCTCGTAGCTTCAAATAAAAAGCATGATATGGATTATATAAATGATGTTGTTGGTAATATAATGTCAAAGGATGGTATATTTGTAAGTAAAGAGAGTAAGAGGAGTAAAAAGGATGTTGATATCAGGCCAATGATTTATAGTCTGGATATAAGATTTTTAGATGGTCTGGAAAACCATGACGATAATGGCGGTATGGTAAGTAAAAAAATGATTTCTAATCCCTTTATGGTAGATTACATTAAAGGGCTTTATAAATATGAACCAGGAATTCTTAGCTACGATGTAAAGAATTTATTCTGCATTTCTGCAAAACTAGGTGCCGGAAGCAAGTCTAATTTAAAACCGGATTTATTGATTTCAGCTTTTAATTTGTTGTCGGATTTGGAGTTAAAACTTGTAAAAGTTCATAGAACAGGGCTTTATATTGAGAGAGAAAGCAGGATACTAGATCCTATGAGTCAAGATGCCTTGTCTTGA
- a CDS encoding Rne/Rng family ribonuclease, with translation MVNEIIVDIGLEENRVAVLEDKELVEIYIERPNQERLVGNIYRGKVSSVLPGMQAAFIDIGYEKNAFLYVGDAVSQKEFTEEDDDVYHELRGYNIDELLRPGQEITVQVTKEPIGTKGPRVTTHITLPGRQLVLLPNADYIGISRRIENEEERVRLKRMAEKIKPKGMGLIVRTAYESKSTEDLSNDLNFLIKLWEKIKQKERSGPTPRCIHKDISLIYRAVRDLFTWNVDKFIINDRQEYSKVLELVEMVSPALKLRVEYFSKSIDLFEYYQIEPKISKALARKIWLKCGGYLVLDQTEALTVIDVNTGKYVGGSNLEDTVLKTNLEAAKEIAKQLRLRDIGGIIIIDFIDMREPQHQQQVLDTLKQSLKRDRTKTTVVGMTGLGLIEMTRKKVRQGLASVMHSDCPYCDGTGKILSPESIARNVEKEINRYFTQTIANAIQVEVHPSVATILTGADGQTLSRMEKLYNKRIVVKESKEVKHEEIKIKEIDINSLM, from the coding sequence GTGGTTAACGAGATTATAGTAGATATCGGACTTGAGGAAAACAGAGTAGCAGTTCTGGAAGATAAGGAGCTTGTAGAGATATATATTGAGCGACCTAACCAGGAAAGGCTTGTGGGCAATATTTACAGGGGTAAGGTAAGCAGTGTTTTGCCTGGTATGCAAGCAGCTTTTATTGATATAGGGTATGAAAAAAATGCGTTTCTATATGTGGGGGATGCAGTTTCCCAAAAAGAATTTACTGAGGAAGACGACGATGTCTACCATGAACTTAGGGGATATAATATTGATGAGCTTTTAAGACCGGGACAGGAAATAACAGTTCAGGTAACAAAGGAGCCTATTGGGACAAAGGGACCTAGGGTGACTACACACATAACTTTGCCTGGAAGGCAGCTGGTTTTACTTCCGAATGCGGATTACATAGGTATTTCCAGAAGGATTGAGAATGAGGAAGAGCGAGTACGCCTGAAGAGAATGGCGGAAAAAATCAAACCTAAAGGAATGGGCCTTATTGTAAGAACGGCATATGAAAGCAAAAGCACTGAAGATTTATCAAATGATCTCAACTTTCTTATAAAGCTATGGGAAAAAATAAAGCAAAAGGAGAGAAGCGGTCCTACACCCAGGTGTATTCATAAGGATATTAGCCTTATATACAGGGCAGTAAGGGATCTGTTTACATGGAATGTAGATAAGTTTATCATTAATGACAGGCAGGAATATTCGAAGGTATTGGAGCTTGTTGAAATGGTTTCTCCTGCTTTGAAGCTTCGTGTTGAGTATTTCAGCAAGAGCATAGACCTTTTTGAATACTATCAGATTGAGCCTAAGATATCAAAAGCACTTGCTCGAAAAATATGGCTGAAGTGCGGCGGTTACCTTGTTTTGGATCAAACGGAGGCTCTGACCGTCATAGATGTAAATACTGGCAAATATGTAGGCGGAAGCAATCTTGAAGATACAGTCCTTAAGACAAATCTTGAGGCGGCAAAGGAAATTGCAAAGCAGCTAAGGCTCAGAGATATTGGGGGTATTATAATAATTGACTTCATAGATATGAGGGAGCCTCAGCATCAGCAGCAGGTTTTGGACACATTGAAGCAGTCTTTGAAAAGGGACAGGACCAAGACAACTGTTGTAGGAATGACAGGTTTGGGTCTTATAGAGATGACAAGAAAGAAGGTAAGGCAGGGCCTTGCTTCGGTTATGCATTCAGATTGCCCATACTGCGACGGTACCGGCAAGATATTGTCACCTGAGTCCATTGCAAGAAATGTTGAGAAAGAAATAAACAGATATTTTACCCAGACCATAGCAAATGCTATACAGGTTGAGGTACATCCGTCGGTAGCAACTATCCTAACCGGGGCAGATGGACAAACGCTCTCAAGAATGGAGAAGCTGTACAATAAAAGGATTGTAGTAAAGGAATCAAAAGAAGTTAAGCATGAAGAGATAAAGATAAAAGAGATTGACATCAATTCACTGATGTGA
- the rplU gene encoding 50S ribosomal protein L21 codes for MYAVIETGGKQYKVQEGDVVFIEKLTADEGAVVTFDKVLAVSKEGGVSFGSPIVANATVSGKVLSHGKEKKIIIFKYKPKKGYRRKQGHRQPYTKVQIEKINA; via the coding sequence ATGTACGCTGTTATAGAGACTGGTGGAAAACAGTATAAGGTTCAGGAAGGTGATGTTGTTTTCATAGAAAAGCTTACTGCTGATGAAGGTGCAGTAGTTACCTTTGATAAGGTTCTTGCCGTATCAAAAGAAGGTGGCGTTAGCTTTGGAAGTCCGATAGTTGCTAATGCAACTGTAAGTGGTAAGGTTTTATCACATGGAAAAGAAAAGAAGATTATCATTTTCAAATATAAACCTAAAAAAGGTTATAGAAGGAAACAAGGACATAGACAACCGTATACAAAGGTTCAGATCGAAAAGATCAACGCCTAA
- a CDS encoding ribosomal-processing cysteine protease Prp produces the protein MIKIHIVRDKEGLVREYTIKGHAGAGKHGQDIVCAAVSVIAYMGVNALEELAGIVLYEDDSKGFVEEDGYMKCVLPYNIDPEKKQAVKVILDTMVVGFKQLIQTPDYRRYISILDEEV, from the coding sequence ATGATTAAGATTCATATAGTCAGGGATAAGGAAGGTCTTGTTCGGGAGTATACGATTAAAGGGCATGCGGGAGCAGGTAAACATGGACAGGATATCGTGTGTGCAGCTGTTTCAGTCATTGCTTATATGGGCGTAAATGCCCTTGAAGAATTGGCGGGCATTGTGCTTTATGAGGATGATTCAAAAGGCTTTGTTGAAGAGGATGGATACATGAAGTGTGTATTGCCTTATAATATTGACCCGGAAAAGAAACAAGCCGTTAAAGTTATCCTTGATACTATGGTGGTAGGATTTAAACAATTGATACAAACACCTGATTATAGAAGGTATATATCGATTTTGGATGAGGAGGTGTAG
- the rpmA gene encoding 50S ribosomal protein L27, whose product MIRVNLQLFAHKKGVGSSRNGRDSESKRLGVKRGDGQFVLAGNILVRQRGTKIYPGTNVGIGSDDTLYALVDGKVKFGRLNKDKKQVSIVQA is encoded by the coding sequence ATGATTAGGGTTAATTTACAATTGTTCGCCCATAAAAAAGGGGTTGGTAGTTCCAGAAACGGACGTGACAGTGAATCTAAAAGACTTGGAGTCAAGAGAGGTGACGGTCAGTTCGTACTTGCAGGAAATATTCTGGTAAGGCAAAGAGGAACTAAGATTTATCCGGGAACAAACGTGGGAATCGGTAGTGATGATACACTCTATGCACTAGTAGACGGAAAGGTTAAGTTCGGAAGACTTAACAAAGATAAGAAGCAGGTAAGTATAGTTCAAGCTTAA
- the obgE gene encoding GTPase ObgE, with product MFIDSARIYIKAGDGGNGVVSFHREKYKPSGGPDGGDGGNGGDVVFVVDEGSRTLADFRYKRHYKADSGQDGGAANCTGRSAEDLIVKVPQGTVVKDAETGRIIADLTKPGQTAVIAKGGKGGKGNQHFATPTRQIPSFAKAGDPGDEKWVLLELKLLADVGLLGFPNVGKSTLLSVVSAAKPKIADYHFTTIEPNLGVVSIPGIESFVIADIPGLIEGAHEGTGLGHEFLKHVERTKLLIHVVDVSGSEYRDPVEDFKVINEELRKYNQQLSERPQIVAANKMDVTGSEDNLKKFRDAIEPLGYKVFPISAASNQGIKELIYAAADMLKTIPDSILISEADTEVVYTAEEEKPFEVRRENNTFIVEGKWIKKLVASTNFENYESLQYFQRAIKKKGVVDELEKLGVNEGDTVKVHDWEFEYMR from the coding sequence ATGTTTATTGACAGTGCACGGATATATATAAAAGCCGGTGACGGCGGAAACGGTGTAGTATCTTTCCACAGAGAAAAATATAAGCCTTCGGGCGGCCCTGACGGTGGTGACGGAGGAAATGGCGGTGACGTTGTCTTTGTAGTTGATGAAGGCAGCAGGACATTGGCTGATTTTAGGTACAAGAGGCATTATAAAGCAGACTCCGGACAGGATGGAGGGGCTGCCAACTGCACTGGCAGAAGTGCTGAAGACCTTATTGTAAAGGTGCCGCAGGGTACAGTGGTAAAGGATGCGGAAACAGGCAGAATTATTGCTGATTTGACCAAACCAGGCCAGACAGCGGTTATTGCCAAGGGGGGTAAAGGAGGCAAAGGTAACCAGCACTTTGCTACACCTACAAGGCAGATCCCCAGCTTTGCAAAGGCAGGTGACCCAGGAGATGAAAAATGGGTATTGCTTGAATTAAAGCTCTTGGCGGATGTGGGACTTTTAGGCTTCCCTAATGTTGGAAAATCTACCCTTCTATCTGTGGTATCAGCTGCAAAGCCAAAGATTGCGGATTATCACTTTACTACAATAGAACCTAATCTAGGTGTTGTAAGCATTCCAGGTATTGAAAGTTTTGTAATTGCGGATATACCTGGGCTTATTGAAGGTGCCCATGAAGGAACTGGTCTTGGTCATGAGTTTTTAAAGCATGTGGAAAGGACCAAATTACTTATTCATGTTGTTGATGTCTCAGGTTCAGAATACAGGGACCCTGTTGAAGACTTCAAGGTAATAAACGAAGAGTTAAGAAAATATAATCAGCAGCTATCGGAGAGGCCTCAGATAGTGGCAGCCAATAAAATGGATGTGACAGGTTCTGAGGACAACCTTAAAAAGTTTCGAGATGCTATAGAACCTTTAGGGTATAAGGTATTTCCCATATCTGCTGCATCAAACCAGGGAATTAAAGAACTCATATATGCGGCAGCGGATATGTTAAAGACTATTCCTGACAGCATTTTGATATCTGAAGCAGATACGGAGGTTGTATATACTGCTGAGGAAGAAAAGCCTTTTGAAGTAAGAAGGGAAAACAATACTTTCATTGTGGAAGGTAAATGGATTAAGAAATTGGTTGCATCAACCAATTTTGAAAACTATGAATCCCTCCAGTATTTTCAAAGAGCCATAAAGAAAAAAGGTGTTGTTGATGAACTGGAAAAGCTTGGAGTCAACGAAGGTGATACTGTAAAGGTACATGACTGGGAATTTGAGTATATGAGATAA
- the yhbY gene encoding ribosome assembly RNA-binding protein YhbY, translating into MLTGKQRSFLRALANEVEPIFQIGKGGLNDNMITQFNDALEARELVKVSVLKNSLEDTRELCNEAARLTGAEIVQVIGKKFVLYKESTKNKVIDLP; encoded by the coding sequence ATGTTAACAGGAAAACAAAGAAGCTTTCTCAGGGCATTGGCAAATGAGGTTGAACCCATTTTTCAGATAGGAAAGGGTGGCCTCAATGACAATATGATTACTCAGTTCAACGATGCATTAGAGGCAAGAGAGCTTGTTAAGGTGTCAGTTTTAAAAAATTCACTGGAGGACACCAGGGAATTATGTAACGAGGCTGCAAGGCTTACGGGAGCTGAAATTGTACAGGTTATTGGTAAAAAGTTTGTATTATATAAAGAATCTACTAAGAATAAGGTTATCGACTTGCCATAG
- a CDS encoding DUF4364 family protein, translated as MYFEENQELAEKKLILLYVINKINIPVSNTQITKIILENRFMNYFYSQQFLIDLCKQNLLQSESTEGKVYYKTTDKGREILNYFINHIPLGVKNRIDEASSSIKKKIKNETSVIADFSPEDNNQFVVTCKINEDDFSLINLNITVGTKSDARKICDNWHAFPQEIYSEIIEILMQNRNK; from the coding sequence ATGTATTTTGAAGAAAATCAAGAATTGGCAGAAAAAAAACTTATTTTGCTCTATGTTATAAATAAAATAAACATCCCGGTTAGCAATACTCAGATTACTAAAATAATTCTTGAAAACAGATTTATGAATTACTTCTATTCCCAGCAGTTTTTAATTGACTTGTGCAAGCAAAACCTATTACAGTCCGAAAGCACAGAAGGAAAGGTATATTATAAAACAACCGATAAAGGCAGAGAAATTCTAAACTATTTTATAAATCATATTCCCTTAGGGGTAAAAAACAGAATTGATGAAGCCTCATCAAGCATTAAAAAGAAGATTAAAAATGAAACTTCTGTAATTGCAGACTTTTCACCGGAGGATAATAATCAGTTTGTAGTAACATGTAAGATAAATGAAGACGATTTTTCGTTGATTAATTTAAATATAACCGTCGGAACAAAAAGCGATGCCCGCAAAATCTGTGATAACTGGCATGCATTCCCTCAGGAAATTTACTCGGAAATCATAGAAATACTTATGCAAAACAGAAATAAATAG
- a CDS encoding 4Fe-4S double cluster binding domain-containing protein: MKITTEELERYIVQLGATFVGFSDVRAAVDPKLAKYPYAITVGIRLSDAIIDEIDDKPTFTYFSHYRSVNFFIDQLTLKIMLFLQEKGYKAYTVPASQSIPDAAVPYSGVFPHKTGAVLSGLGWIGKNGLFIHSKYGPAARLGTVLTDLEVECSNDTILSQCGECNKCVKACPAYALTGNEWQIGMDRSDIVDAQACSTYMNKNFKHIGRGSVCGICINVCPYRN, from the coding sequence ATGAAAATTACAACTGAAGAATTAGAAAGATATATTGTACAACTTGGTGCCACTTTTGTAGGATTTTCCGACGTAAGAGCCGCAGTAGATCCTAAACTTGCCAAATATCCATATGCCATTACAGTGGGAATCAGGTTGTCTGATGCCATTATAGATGAAATAGACGATAAGCCGACTTTTACCTATTTTAGTCACTATAGGTCGGTTAATTTTTTTATAGATCAGCTTACATTGAAAATAATGTTATTTCTCCAGGAGAAAGGGTATAAAGCTTATACAGTACCTGCATCACAATCTATTCCGGATGCGGCTGTACCTTATAGCGGAGTTTTTCCCCATAAGACAGGTGCGGTTCTGTCAGGCCTGGGGTGGATTGGTAAGAATGGCCTTTTTATACACAGTAAATATGGACCTGCTGCTAGATTGGGTACTGTATTGACAGATCTAGAGGTTGAGTGCTCAAATGACACTATCTTAAGCCAATGCGGTGAATGCAATAAGTGTGTAAAAGCTTGTCCGGCCTATGCACTGACCGGCAATGAGTGGCAGATAGGTATGGATCGAAGTGATATAGTGGACGCACAGGCCTGCTCTACCTATATGAATAAGAATTTCAAGCATATCGGAAGGGGTTCGGTTTGTGGAATTTGCATAAATGTATGTCCGTACAGAAATTAG
- a CDS encoding nitroreductase family protein has protein sequence MNIYDTINNRVSIRAYKKDKIDLEIVKKVVEAACTAPSWGNKQCWRFIIVNSRVEKNLIGKAAGQPLIAQACMDAPYVIVVCANPKESGVKNGIEYYTFDCALAMENLVLSATEEGLSTCIVGWFDEKVVKGVLNIPENIRVVAFTPLGYACDVPKHSTRKKPEQIIYYNTWDKNSHEEKQ, from the coding sequence ATGAATATCTATGACACCATAAATAATAGAGTCAGTATAAGAGCCTATAAGAAAGACAAAATAGATTTGGAAATTGTCAAGAAGGTTGTTGAAGCTGCTTGTACAGCTCCTTCATGGGGAAATAAGCAGTGCTGGAGGTTTATTATAGTAAATAGCAGGGTGGAAAAAAATCTTATAGGTAAGGCTGCGGGACAGCCTCTTATTGCACAGGCGTGCATGGATGCTCCATACGTCATAGTTGTTTGTGCAAACCCTAAAGAATCCGGGGTGAAGAATGGGATTGAGTATTATACCTTTGACTGTGCTTTAGCTATGGAAAACCTAGTGCTTTCAGCAACGGAGGAAGGACTTTCTACATGCATAGTCGGATGGTTTGATGAAAAGGTTGTTAAAGGAGTACTAAATATACCTGAAAATATAAGAGTAGTGGCGTTCACGCCATTAGGATATGCGTGTGATGTACCGAAGCATTCCACTAGGAAGAAACCTGAACAGATCATCTATTACAACACCTGGGATAAGAATTCCCATGAAGAAAAACAATGA
- a CDS encoding endonuclease III domain-containing protein, with amino-acid sequence MDHTINRELLDIYRMMLQKNGPRHWWPADTKLEMIIGAILTQFVSWKNVTTAIDNLKRQKLLSIQAINGIENEKLEEHIKCTRFFKQKARKLKEFCSHIVNNYDGDLERFLSKEIKELRRELLSLYGVGEETADCIVLYAAHKPIFVVDAYTRRIYSRLGYFKEDIKYKDMQKFFMDNLEHDTALFNEYHAQIDGVGSHYCFSKNPDCNDCPVNLICKWRKENG; translated from the coding sequence GTGGATCATACAATAAATAGAGAACTCTTGGATATTTACCGAATGATGCTCCAAAAAAACGGTCCGAGACATTGGTGGCCGGCAGATACAAAGCTTGAAATGATTATAGGGGCAATACTTACCCAGTTTGTTTCTTGGAAGAATGTAACTACTGCAATTGACAATTTAAAAAGACAAAAACTTTTATCTATCCAAGCTATAAATGGTATAGAAAATGAAAAGCTTGAGGAACATATAAAGTGCACCAGGTTTTTTAAGCAAAAGGCTAGAAAGCTCAAAGAGTTTTGCTCTCATATAGTAAATAATTATGACGGGGATTTGGAAAGATTTTTAAGCAAAGAAATCAAGGAATTGAGAAGAGAGCTGCTATCATTATATGGGGTTGGTGAAGAAACTGCAGATTGCATTGTGTTATATGCAGCACATAAACCCATTTTTGTGGTAGATGCCTATACCAGAAGGATTTATTCAAGGCTTGGGTACTTTAAAGAAGATATAAAATATAAAGATATGCAGAAGTTTTTTATGGATAACCTTGAGCACGATACAGCATTGTTTAATGAATATCATGCTCAGATAGATGGAGTGGGAAGCCACTACTGTTTTTCCAAAAATCCTGACTGTAATGATTGCCCTGTTAATTTAATTTGTAAATGGAGAAAAGAAAATGGCTAA
- a CDS encoding flavin reductase family protein yields MAKQLWKPSTILNPVPAVLVSCVDKDGKPNAITIAWAGTINSNPPMLSISIRKERYSHGLIKDKGQFVVNLTTEKLAFATDFCGVKSGRDMNKLEHLKLSTVKASVVDVPLIKESPVNIECVVKNILELGTHDMFIAEIVAVNVDEELLNEDGKLCIEKAGLICYSHGEYWSLKKSLGYFGYSITKKKSVKRRRLVNKSPKK; encoded by the coding sequence ATGGCTAAACAATTATGGAAACCATCCACAATTTTAAATCCTGTACCTGCCGTACTGGTATCATGTGTCGATAAAGACGGGAAACCTAATGCTATTACCATTGCATGGGCTGGTACAATTAATTCAAATCCGCCCATGCTGTCCATATCCATTAGAAAGGAGAGGTATTCACATGGGCTTATAAAAGATAAGGGGCAGTTTGTGGTTAACCTTACAACAGAAAAACTTGCCTTTGCAACAGATTTTTGCGGAGTAAAATCAGGCAGGGATATGAACAAATTAGAACACCTTAAGTTGAGCACAGTAAAAGCTTCGGTAGTTGATGTACCTCTGATAAAAGAAAGTCCTGTCAATATTGAGTGTGTGGTAAAAAATATATTGGAGCTAGGTACCCATGATATGTTTATAGCAGAAATAGTGGCTGTGAACGTAGATGAAGAGCTTCTAAACGAGGATGGTAAGCTGTGTATTGAAAAAGCAGGTCTTATATGCTATTCTCATGGTGAGTACTGGAGTCTGAAAAAGTCTTTGGGGTATTTTGGGTACTCCATAACTAAAAAAAAGAGTGTTAAAAGACGAAGGTTAGTTAATAAATCTCCAAAGAAATAA